A genomic segment from Corylus avellana chromosome ca5, CavTom2PMs-1.0 encodes:
- the LOC132182824 gene encoding acyl-coenzyme A oxidase 3, peroxisomal-like: MLFVALTSIWLLKNWGGAIQFFGTKRHHDKWLTDTENYVIKGCFAMSELGHGSNVRGIETVTTYDSNTGEFVINTPCESAQKYWIGGAAKHATHTIVFSQLNINGKNQGVHAFIAQIRDADGNVCPNIRIADCGHKIGLNGVDNGRIWFDNVRIPRENLLNSVADVSPDGKYLSAIENPDQRFAAFLAPLTSGRVNIALAAIYSSKISLAIAIRYSLTRRAFSVTPNGPEVLLLDYPSHQRRLLPLLAKTYAMSFAGNDLKKIYVKRTPEFNKIVHVISSAYKATFTWHNMRTLQECREACGGQGLKTENRIGHMKSEYDVQSTFEGDNNVLMQQVSKALLAEYIAAKKRNKPFKGMGLEHMNNPCPVIPSQLTSSTLRCSKFQNDALCLRERDLLNRFAAEISQYQAQGESKEYAFILSYQLAEDLGRAFTERALLQTFIEAEATVPAGSLKDILSLLRSMYALICLEEDAAFLRYGYLSTDHAAAVRKEVTKLCSEVRPHALAVVSSFGIPGAFLSPIAFNWIDANAWSSVQH; the protein is encoded by the exons ATGCTGTTTGTTGCCTTAACCTCCATTTGGTTGCTTAAGAACtg GGGTGGTGCCATCCAGTTCTTTGGCACAAAGCGGCATCATGACAAGTGGCTTACAGACACTGAAAATTATGTGATCAAGGGTTGCTTTGCGATGTCTGAATTGGGGCATGGGAGTAAT GTTCGAGGAATTGAAACAGTCACCACTTATGATTCTAACACTGGAGAGTTTGTCATTAACACTCCCTGTGAATCCGCTCAGAAGTATTGGATCGGGGGGGCAGCTAAA CATGCGACGCACACAATAGTCTTTTCTCAGCTCAATATAAATGGGAAGAATCAAGGAGTTCATGCATTTATAGCCCAGATTAGGGATGCAGATGGAAATGTCTGTCCAAACATTCGAATAGCAGATTGCGGTCATAAAATTGGTTTAAATGGTGTTGACAACGGTCGAATCTG gTTTGACAATGTACGAATCCCTAGAGAGAATTTATTGAATTCAGTAGCTGATGTTTCACCAGATGGGAAATATTTAAGTGCAATAGAAAACCCAGATCAG AGATTTGCAGCATTCTTGGCCCCTTTGACATCAGGCCGTGTGAATATTGCACTTGCTGCAATTTATTCGTCAAAG ATCAGCTTAGCGATTGCCATAAGGTACTCATTGACAAGGCGGGCCTTCTCTGTCACACCAAATGGGCCTGAAGTCCTTTTGCTTGATTACCCAAGTCATCAACGTCGACTGTTGCCTCTGCTTGCGAAGAC ATATGCGATGAGTTTTGCTGGAAATGACTTGAAAAAGATATATGTGAAGAGAACGCCGGAGTTTAATAAAATTGTCCATGTCATTTCAAGTGCATACAAGGCAACTTTCACTTGGCACAATATGAGAACTCTTCAG GAATGTCGTGAAGCCTGTGGAGGACAAGGTCTGAAGACTGAAAATCGTATCGGTCATATGAAAAGTGAATATGATGTGCAGTCCACTTTTGAGGGTGACAACAATGTTCTGATGCAGCAG GTCAGCAAGGCACTGCTTGCAGAATACATAGCAGCTAAGAAGAGAAACAAACCTTTTAAAGGAATGGGGTTAGAACACATGAATAATCCATGCCCTGTCATTCCATCTCAGCTTACAAGTTCTACCCTTAGGTGCAGCAAATTCCAG AATGACGCATTATGCTTAAGAGAGCGGGATTTACTGAATCGATTTGCTGCTGAAATATCACAATACCAAGCACAGGGAGAAAGCAAAGAGTATGCCTTCATTTTG AGTTATCAGCTAGCAGAAGACTTGGGTAGAGCTTTCACAGAACGTGCACTACTGCAAACCTTTATAGAGGCTGAGGCCACTGTACCTGCTGGTTCACTGAAG GATATCTTAAGTCTCTTGAGATCCATGTATGCCTTGATTTGCTTGGAAGAAGATGCTGCTTTCCTAAGATATGGCTACTTATCGACAGATCATGCTGCGGCAGTCAGGAAAGAAGTGACAAAACTGTGTAGTGAAGTACGACCACATGCACTTGCTGTGGTCAGTTCCTTTGGCATCCCTGGTGCTTTTCTGAGCCCTATAGCTTTTAACTGGATTGATGCAAATGCTTGGTCTTCAGTTCAGCACTAG